The DNA region tttgaaGATTCTTTTTTTCAAGAGCATTTAAAAAGTTTCCAAGTTATTTTCAGAATTAATCAacatcattttttaaaagatatttatatacaaaaagaaaaaaaaaatcataatgtcataaaaaataataaaaataaattatataatgaatatcAAGTACAAAGTGACTATGTGCCATTACATCAAGATATTAGTGATGAACCTACaaaaattttgtttattaaaaatagtaaaaatgtattattaaatCATTTTATAGACTTATTGaatgaacatatatattttaataaatatttatattattatggATATATGCGattatttcatttaatgTTGATACAAGGAGGAGAGGATGATAATAAATCGGATCTAAGagaagaaatatatattgtagattattataatgagaattatgatataaaaagtaaCAATGTAGAAGagaattatattaataatgatgataatcattgtaattctttaatatccattcttatttattatattataaaaaataatttattttattatttcaatAAATCATGCCTCCTTAATCttatacataataatataaaaaaattcaaagattttatttttaaaaacaatTCGATCCTTACACATAATATAGATACACACAATATAGATACACACAATATAGATACACACAATATAGATACACACAATATAGATACACACAATATAGATACACACAATATAGATACACACAATATAGATACACACAATATAGATACACACAATATAGATACACACAATATAGATACACACAATATAGATACAcacaataataataataattattattattataatgtgACAAAGTGCTacaaattttataaatatatagaatcCCTTTTCTTATATTTGGATACACtggaatatataaatataaatgaacaTTATATTTCCTCTCAAAATATgattcattattataatagtGACTACCCATATAAACAAGTTACAACAGACAACAAAGATAATATTcatgtaaataataaaatgaatcatattatatacaatgaagattataaaaatcatgttgataataataaactATTAAATTTTGGATCAACAAATGTAGAAAGTCTAAAGGAATATTCTTCTCTTCTTGATGATGttaaagaattatatgatGCATGTTGTGATTATTTGATGTATATAGGAAATAAAGACAGCAGAAAATGtgataatacaaataattatgataatataaaattaatattaatcttgtcatttttatccaatatatataatatatataatccAGGGAAGTGGaataaagaattaaattTTAGAATACAAGATTTATCATTAAAAAgattaaataatataaaatttagacattctaataaatattcactaaataattatgatgacaaatttaattattataaatacaaatatttttataattgtTTCTTTTGTTGTGGTTCTTCTATGTCATTGAATGAAcaagaaatatttatttattttgaaaaaataataaatgatattGAAATATCTAAAGATGAattagtatatatatatttaattattaaaaattatatgataccatatatttatagaacacctaatgatgatattatGAGTAGTTCTATAGataaaatgaaagaaataaagaaaaaaaaaaaaatgctaatttttaaattgtTATTTAAACAAACTGATATATTAATTGATAGATTCTCTGTTTGTAAATATCCTGTTCATTTAATGGAATTAGTATTTTTGACTTTATTTCATCCATTACTTATAAGATTTGAgataaataattttatacaCATTGAAGATAAGGATTCACATGTTTGCGACAcgataaaaaaaaacaaagaCCAAGTGGGTAATACAACAAATGTAGCATGTACTAAGGAGGAATTTAAAAAGAACGAAGAAATTATAtcaaattataaatattgttaTGATGAGAGGAATCAGAGTGATAATAACAATAcatataaagaaaataatacacactgtaataataatattaatgataatgataatgtTAGTGAAAATATTAGTGATGATAgatattttcttttaaattatgTACGTAAAATTTTAGAGAGCGGCAAAACCAAACTTTCGATCACAAGAAATATTGTAATACCCATGTTAACatcttatttttataacttaattaattatgatgatataatatatattaaagaagaatatttaaataattttatagaAGTAATTGTTGAGATATTAATGTATAAAgaatatgttttattagatggaaaaaaaaattttacaaatgaatcttttaaaataaaaaaatataataatttacttttaaataattttataaatgaaaatatatgtaattatCTTATAAACAAATTAGATAGGAACgaagatatattatttcctTCTGAACTTTATCAAGTTCATCAAACAcctatatttttaagaatattaacattaatatttttaattaatttatttaatattttagaTTCTACATATCTTTCATCTATAAAGTTATGTCAAACAagagaagaaaaatatgaaaaaatttcttttaataaaaaaaaaaaaaaaatcttatatatatatgaaatattaattatttatatattaaaaaaaatagataacaaaaatatttatcatatgaataataaaggatataatgaaataaaaagttcttgtaataataataataataataatgagaataattcatttgttataaaacaaaataatgaaaaagaaaaaatacCTCCCTTACCATCTTCACATGGACATAATATTCAACTCAGAGGTTTACAAGCTTTATGTATGTTAagtaaatattttaaacatttaaaaaaaataaaaaggaaacaaattatttcttatattaatattatacttatttatgatcatttaaataatacTCGTCAATATTTAGAATATTTCTGTCTAGCAATTAGTCATTCttcttttgttttaatGTATCCATATctgataaaatatttatcacataataatgtaaataatCAGCTAACCATAACATCACTAATTATATGCGCATAtctatttttaaaaacGAAATTTTCGAATTATTCTTTTGAACagttatatattaattcatATGCTCAAATTTGTTCtataaaacaaaacaaaacTAAATTGTTAACAAATAATGCACCTGtcataaataaaaaagaaagtaAATTAAAGAGAAGGGCACAAGCTAAGAAAGtaaaacatattattaatgaacttgtgaaaaaaaataaaaatgatgtCAGTGCAATTGTTCAAGCtgtaaaaaattttaaaaatataaacacaCATAAAAGTGATAACAAAACGTATAATGATGATTATgttacaaataaaaatattctacataattatgataataaaaaatatgataaccaattggaaaaaaaaaaaaaaaaaacaccaatttatgataataaaaaatataaaaatcataattacaaaataaataaattacaAATGGAGGAGAAAAATGGTTCTCTTCAAAATAGTGATTTACaaacaaaacaaaatatacaaattgattttttttattctgaacatatatttaattgtttattaaaattattatatggTATTGTTTCTTTATGTTCATCTCATTCAGCTGTTATAAGAAGTATGTCACAatttattgtatataaatttataaaattaaaaggttctattcatttaaatccttttttttcatctcttttttcatatataaaatataataaagattGTAAAAGaataaggaaaaaaattaaaagtCAATTTAATTATTGGAATGTAAATCGTTTTGATAATATACGTTTTTTATTACCTACAgaaaattattcatataatcATTTTGATGAAGACATAAATTATAACAATGTTAATACATTTGCTCatattctatataataACGAACTTGTTATGTCATACACTTTTATAGACAAATTTAAACAAGTGGTTCAACAAGAAATGTCTTTTATGATCTTTAATATTGATATAGAAAAGGAGAAACAAGCAGctaaaaataataaattgaAAAGTGAACAGAATGTGTCACTAAATATCATTAATCGTATATATGAACACAACATGAGGACACAAATAGAAAGTGAACAGGTCAAAGGTGGATCCTCTAAAAATGTGTACTCTGATATTACAGATGAAACTCATATGGGTCCTAATAATAGTGTTGATATAAAGGGTGATGGTGTTGACATAAAAGGTGGTGGTGTGgacataaaaaataacagTGCTGACTTAAAAAGTGACGGCGCTgacataaaaaataacagTGCTGACATAAAAAGTGACGGCGCTGACCTAAAAAATAACAGTGCTGACTTAAAAAGTGACGGCGCTGACCTAAAAAATAACAGTGCTGACCTAAAAAATAACAGTGTTGATAAACACACAACAATTAGCTCTAACGAAGACAATGCAAACATTGTAACAACCATATCAAGTGAAATAAATTATGATGCATTTAGCttagaaaatattatagaacaaaataaaaataattatcagaaaaaatttgatccaatttcaaatattatagaaataaataatgagttcagaaaaaattatttaaataaaaaaaaaagaaacgATTTAATTGTTATAGCATCGTTAATTGAGAAAATACCTAATCTTGCTGGCTTATGTAGAACATGTGAAATATTTAATGTCAAAAAATTACTtatagataatattaatataattaaagaTTATCaatttcaaaaaatatcatCCACTGCTAATAAATGGATGAATATTAAAGAATTGAAAAAAAGTGATATCAtcaattatataataaaaaaaaaaaaaaaatattctatCATAGGATTAGAACAAACTCATAACAGTCAGAAATTAAATCATTTCGTTTTTCCTAAAAAATGTATACTTATCTTAGGAGATGAAAAAGAAGGTTTACCTTCATCTATTCTTATGTTTTTACATCATTGTATTGAGATACCTGGCCAAGGAATTATAAGATCGTTGAATGTTCACGTTTCTGCAGCTATAACTATATACGAGTATTTCAAGCAGCAAATAtgaaatgaataaaaattatatatataatatataaatatatatgtaatgatatatatatatattatattatattatattttaaaatataaggatatattttttttcttatttaaaaaaaaaaagaaaaaatttaaacaatatattatatatatatatatatatatatatatatatattttatgtatgagaaattttttttttttttttttccccATCTCTccataaaataaaaaaatattttattttt from Plasmodium gaboni strain SY75 chromosome 14, whole genome shotgun sequence includes:
- a CDS encoding putative rRNA (adenosine-2'-O-)-methyltransferase yields the protein MVANSVDVLNLLINFSSTNNIKEYDDELIRNFFSEIILLLIQDEDKNKLCKDVNNYIVNEVLKKEEEYNNTGDIKNKNMKDGNNNNNKKKKKKECDKRSDGKYGNNLEIIILFIDCLFKKYWNELFYNNNIDIDISWVYKILQLKEREKNKYSSVLLNFLKNILIKIQEENPDFSVIIFLLNHIQIKIQNHIKENHDKNKYLFYKKWNNKLTKLSSKGFHMYSYKNVSDYLYVQREVSECNEYEKENITYNNDDNNNNNNINGDNINGDNINGDNINGDNINGDNINSDDNINIIHSKLINNITHTNQKKSYKNLLSTFNLNFEHLCVLFILYLEDKKSNQKNNSSTYQSEVKDVYENKILKEMNINNNYNEEMIIIKLINYILYHIVLINDKNMRNILIKDFSFIVKEYIYPAHLFEKICLNVIELMYFVLTYDLFEKSMINNDIHLIQNDNNNNNIINNINNNINNNINNNINNNDSVEETNQNYHHKKICMGKQDNESILYIYYKYMITMYSIDILNTDEYLLNDIYNFIILYIDYIYNENFIEKSYINDIRYYFLFFNKGYMNENVLKKLLYIFNTLINILNKTKNLNNEVSRFIKVWNYFECIIRCIENFSVHLLKSNWFKIVDLINIVSSIKVTYHNKYESDKNISDLCDEYNEDISIHMKNVTKKNKRNDINQNCYDDINQNCDDDINQNCDDIINQNCDDIINQNYNDDIINQTYDDDIINQNCDNNINRIHNYEKLLFFDHIDYYIFQTCVIRSYNNINKYMMNNKKKKKGQYNIQNEINFVIYIDYIILKLNEYLIWLLLMHKNDSVVRYSLCGLLDYENKNNIEISNFINKNNDNIKYTEEKLSSDEKKIHILTFINSISDNFLFNIFFIHIVRPTLFIKGDMLYYESRIKNFIMTKILYKQKYSYHYLLKFIICLNHINYFYINLRIILETLLQSINIYNNENINDNKNNNNNNNKKESNISHHHTLSGIFTFYNMIIINKENTQNYKYYKYYKNYENYINYLNEENIIKKQNVYPNKFYYPYNIYNNQNIHNIIINIIKNIKNISFSRRNDILFIILEIMIKMNDVLNIFTNFKNYSIFLNLFEDSFFQEHLKSFQVIFRINQHHFLKDIYIQKEKKNHNVIKNNKNKLYNEYQVQSDYVPLHQDISDEPTKILFIKNSKNVLLNHFIDLLNEHIYFNKYLYYYGYMRLFHLMLIQGGEDDNKSDLREEIYIVDYYNENYDIKSNNVEENYINNDDNHCNSLISILIYYIIKNNLFYYFNKSCLLNLIHNNIKKFKDFIFKNNSILTHNIDTHNIDTHNIDTHNIDTHNIDTHNIDTHNIDTHNIDTHNIDTHNIDTHNIDTHNIDTHNNNNNYYYYNVTKCYKFYKYIESLFLYLDTLEYININEHYISSQNMIHYYNSDYPYKQVTTDNKDNIHVNNKMNHIIYNEDYKNHVDNNKLLNFGSTNVESLKEYSSLLDDVKELYDACCDYLMYIGNKDSRKCDNTNNYDNIKLILILSFLSNIYNIYNPGKWNKELNFRIQDLSLKRLNNIKFRHSNKYSLNNYDDKFNYYKYKYFYNCFFCCGSSMSLNEQEIFIYFEKIINDIEISKDELVYIYLIIKNYMIPYIYRTPNDDIMSSSIDKMKEIKKKKKMLIFKLLFKQTDILIDRFSVCKYPVHLMELVFLTLFHPLLIRFEINNFIHIEDKDSHVCDTIKKNKDQVGNTTNVACTKEEFKKNEEIISNYKYCYDERNQSDNNNTYKENNTHCNNNINDNDNVSENISDDRYFLLNYVRKILESGKTKLSITRNIVIPMLTSYFYNLINYDDIIYIKEEYLNNFIEVIVEILMYKEYVLLDGKKNFTNESFKIKKYNNLLLNNFINENICNYLINKLDRNEDILFPSELYQVHQTPIFLRILTLIFLINLFNILDSTYLSSIKLCQTREEKYEKISFNKKKKKILYIYEILIIYILKKIDNKNIYHMNNKGYNEIKSSCNNNNNNNENNSFVIKQNNEKEKIPPLPSSHGHNIQLRGLQALCMLSKYFKHLKKIKRKQIISYINIILIYDHLNNTRQYLEYFCLAISHSSFVLMYPYLIKYLSHNNVNNQLTITSLIICAYLFLKTKFSNYSFEQLYINSYAQICSIKQNKTKLLTNNAPVINKKESKLKRRAQAKKVKHIINELVKKNKNDVSAIVQAVKNFKNINTHKSDNKTYNDDYVTNKNILHNYDNKKYDNQLEKKKKKTPIYDNKKYKNHNYKINKLQMEEKNGSLQNSDLQTKQNIQIDFFYSEHIFNCLLKLLYGIVSLCSSHSAVIRSMSQFIVYKFIKLKGSIHLNPFFSSLFSYIKYNKDCKRIRKKIKSQFNYWNVNRFDNIRFLLPTENYSYNHFDEDINYNNVNTFAHILYNNELVMSYTFIDKFKQVVQQEMSFMIFNIDIEKEKQAAKNNKLKSEQNVSLNIINRIYEHNMRTQIESEQVKGGSSKNVYSDITDETHMGPNNSVDIKGDGVDIKGGGVDIKNNSADLKSDGADIKNNSADIKSDGADLKNNSADLKSDGADLKNNSADLKNNSVDKHTTISSNEDNANIVTTISSEINYDAFSLENIIEQNKNNYQKKFDPISNIIEINNEFRKNYLNKKKRNDLIVIASLIEKIPNLAGLCRTCEIFNVKKLLIDNINIIKDYQFQKISSTANKWMNIKELKKSDIINYIIKKKKKYSIIGLEQTHNSQKLNHFVFPKKCILILGDEKEGLPSSILMFLHHCIEIPGQGIIRSLNVHVSAAITIYEYFKQQI